A genome region from Panicum virgatum strain AP13 chromosome 4K, P.virgatum_v5, whole genome shotgun sequence includes the following:
- the LOC120704554 gene encoding uncharacterized protein LOC120704554 produces MCTPMSCAGSAPDLNTHLPPRKRLLAGLRTPPTACDAADPLPASGDLAARLREMALAANASGSSPEEMIEAARAAAEAAADAAAAARAAAAEKAAVAAKARAAARAAMEFLDSFSRTGASRNGLQFKVKSRKKHVQVKMLYRPNGTLGDAPKPRRRRQSDEEIARNLHRAMNSSPRISHTGPPKRPRGTVADGSNACNGSSIHAPIEALPNGCSEGKSSEATAVPLFKHEDGGHDPSKHAAKSSADVADNGAGAANLSAAQKVKIKRKELLLNQHHNNKETQELRETEPSVQVQPIGQDESKLNGNGTEKHGSPTDAKAPGDGVAPMKITSVWKFKKLKTSHCSSDSKVLHNVCSSPKAAETSASVKAD; encoded by the coding sequence ATGTGTACACCCATGTCCTGTGCTGGGTCTGCCCCTGATCTCAACACCCACCTGCCACCGCGGAAGCGGCTGCTGGCCGGGCTCAGGACGCCGCCCACCGCCTGCGACGCTGCCGATCCCCTCCCTGCCTCCGGCGAtctcgccgcccgcctccgcgaGATGGCGCTCGCCGCCAACGCCTCGGGCTCCTCGCCCGAGGAAATGATCGAGGCTGCCAGGGCGGCTGCGGAAGCCGCCGCTGATGCGGCCgcagccgcccgcgccgccgccgcggagaagGCGGCCGTGGCCGCCAAGGCTAGGGCAGCTGCGCGGGCTGCTATGGAGTTCCTCGACTCCTTTTCCAGGACCGGCGCCTCCAGGAATGGCCTCCAGTTCAAGGTCAAGTCCAGGAAGAAGCATGTTCAGGTCAAGATGTTGTACAGGCCCAATGGAACCCTGGGGGACGCTCCCAAGCCTAGGAGGCGCAGGCAGTCCGACGAAGAGATCGCACGCAATTTGCACCGTGCCATGAACAGCTCGCCCAGGATCTCGCACACTGGACCACCCAAGAGGCCTCGTGGCACCGTTGCTGATGGCAGCAATGCTTGCAATGGTTCTTCAATTCATGCGCCAATTGAGGCCTTACCTAATGGATGCTCTGAGGGGAAATCTAGTGAGGCAACTGCTGTTCCATTGTTCAAGCATGAGGATGGTGGCCATGACCCATCTAAGCACGCTGCCAAGAGTAGCGCCGATGTTGCTGATAACGGGGCTGGGGCTGCAAACTTGAGCGCCGCCCAGAAAGTGAAGATCAAGAGGAAGGAACTCCTCCTGAACCAACATCATAACAATAAAGAAACACAAGAGCTCAGAGAAACAGAACCCTCTGTACAAGTACAACCTATAGGACAGGATGAATCGAAGTTGAATGGAAATGGAACAGAAAAGCATGGGAGCCCAACAGATGCAAAGGCCCCAGGTGATGGCGTGGCGCCGATGAAGATTACATCTGTATGGAAGTTCAAGAAGTTAAAAACATCACACTGCTCCTCTGATAGCAAGGTGTTGCACAACGTGTGCTCCTCTCCTAAAGCAGCCGAAACTTCAGCTTCGGTGAAAGCTGATTAG